In a genomic window of Zingiber officinale cultivar Zhangliang chromosome 9B, Zo_v1.1, whole genome shotgun sequence:
- the LOC122023721 gene encoding GDSL esterase/lipase At2g23540-like, with product MDLRWVAAAVCAMALVIRSEAAEKLAFPGASFVFGDSLVDAGNNNYLPSLSRADLPPNGMDFAASGGQPTGRFTNGRTMADIVGELLGQLNYSQPFLSPETKGPVILNGVNYASGGSGILNSTGRIFVNRLGMDVQIDYFNVTRRQLDELLGTKAAREFLWKKAIFSITVGSNDILNNYLLPFFSIAERVNQTPDAFIADLIAALRRQLIRLYSLDARKIVVSNVGPLGCIPYQKTINQLNENECAGLPNQMAMKYNALLRDLLMELNRRLPGAVFVLSNAYDLVMELLANYRAYGFTDASTACCGNGGQYRGIFPCGPASTMCDDRSRFVFWDPYHPSQAANVFFAKHMADGDTRYISPMNIRQLLKL from the exons ATGGATTTGAGGTGGGTGGCGGCGGCGGTGTGTGCCATGGCGCTCGTTATTCGCAGCGAAGCCGCGGAGAAGCTTGCGTTCCCAGGTGCTTCCTTTGTGTTCGGCGACTCGCTCGTGGACGCCGGCAACAACAACTACCTTCCTTCCCTGTCGCGGGCCGACTTGCCCCCCAACGGCATGGACTTCGCCGCCTCCGGCGGGCAGCCGACCGGGCGGTTCACCAACGGGAGAACCATGGCGGACATCGTCG GCGAATTGCTCGGGCAGCTAAACTACTCGCAGCCGTTCTTGTCGCCTGAAACCAAAGGACCGGTCATTCTCAACGGAGTCAACTACGCGTCCGGCGGCTCCGGAATTCTCAACAGCACCGGAAGAATTTTC GTGAATCGGCTGGGAATGGACGTCCAAATCGATTACTTCAACGTCACCCGGCGGCAACTGGACGAGTTACTGGGAACGAAGGCGGCCAGAGAGTTCTTGTGGAAGAAGGCCATCTTCTCCATCACCGTCGGATCCAACGACATCCTCAACAACTACCTCCTCCCGTTCTTCTCCATCGCCGAAAGGGTCAATCAAACGCCGGACGCCTTCATCGCCGACCTCATCGCCGCCCTACGACGGCAGCTCATC AGGCTCTACTCCCTCGACGCCAGGAAAATCGTGGTGAGCAACGTGGGGCCGTTGGGATGCATTCCCTACCAGAAGACGATCAACCAACTGAACGAGAACGAGTGCGCCGGCTTGCCCAACCAAATGGCGATGAAGTACAACGCTCTGTTGAGGGACTTGCTCATGGAGCTCAATCGCCGCCTCCCTGGAGCTGTGTTTGTCCTGTCCAACGCATACGACCTGGTGATGGAGTTGCTCGCCAACTATCGAGCTTACG GGTTTACGGATGCAAGCACGGCGTGCTGCGGCAACGGAGGGCAGTACCGCGGCATTTTTCCATGCGGGCCGGCGTCGACAATGTGCGATGACCGATCGAGGTTTGTGTTCTGGGATCCTTACCATCCGAGCCAGGCAGCGAATGTGTTTTTTGCCAAGCATATGGCGGATGGAGATACGAGGTATATATCTCCCATGAATATTCGACAACTTTTGAAGCTGTGA
- the LOC122025487 gene encoding probable nucleolar protein 5-2, giving the protein MLVLFETPAGFALFKVLDEGKLDKVEDLWKEFTSAESARKIVKLQAFNKFENTSDALSAATLLIDSKPSKGLRKFLRAHCDGETLAVADSKLGNAIKDKLKIDCLHNNAVMELMRGLRNQLTELISGLAVQDLAPMSLGLSHSLSRYKLKFSPDKVDTMIIQAIGLLDDLDKELNTYAMRVREWYGWHFPELSKIVQDNIQYAKVVKLMGNRTNAVALDFSEVLSEETEAELKEAAVISMGTEVSDLDLANIKELCDQVLALSEYRAQLYDYLKSRMNTIAPNLTALVGELVGARLIAHGGSLLNLAKQPGSTVQILGAEKALFRALKTKHATPKYGLIFHASLVGQAAPKIKGKISRSLAAKTALAIRYDALGDSQDNSMGLENRAKLETRLRVLEGRELGQSAGSTKGKPKIEYYDKDRKKGAGALITPAKTYNTSADLVLEQATDSTRSNTTSEVAALPKKRKHREAELPPSEKTADATPTSEAKHAGEKRKKRKISESENTNLQVDDPVSGDKSEEQIKKKTKKKKDVNQDEEVPSKKEKKKKHAEEEQAMGDAVHKKKEKKKKDKGRE; this is encoded by the exons ATGTTGGTGTTGTTCGAGACCCCTGCGGGCTTTGCCCTATTCAAGGTTTTGGATGAAGGAAAGCTTGACAAAGTCGAG GATTTGTGGAAAGAGTTTACATCAGCAGAGTCAGCTAGAAAG ATTGTGAAGCTGCAAGCTTTTAATAAATTTGAGAATACTTCAGACGCATTATCTGCTGCAACCTTATTGATAGATAGCAAACCCAGCAAGGGCCTTAGGAAGTTCTTACGTGCTCACTGTGATGGTGAGACATTGGCTGTGGCTGATTCAAAGCTTGGGAATGCTATTAAGGACAAGCTG AAAATTGATTGCCTCCACAACAATGCTGTGATGGAACTGATGAGAGGACTTAGAAACCAGCTGACAGAACTTATTTCTGGGTTAGCTGTGCAAGATCTAGCTCCAATGAGCTTGGGTTTGTCTCACAGCTTATCCAGATACAAACTAAAGTTCAGCCCTGATAAG GTGGATACAATGATCATTCAAGCCATTGGTTTGTTAGATGATTTAGACAAAGAGCTCAATACCTATGCCATGAGAGTTCGAGAATGGTATGGATGGCATTTCCCAGAGCTTTCAAAAATTGTACAAGACAACATTCAGTATGCAAAGGTAGTAAAGCTAATGGGCAACCGTACAAATGCTGTTGCTCTTGATTTTTCCGAG GTACTATCTGAAGAGACTGAAGCAGAGCTGAAAGAAGCAGCAGTCATATCAATGGGTACTGAAGTTAGCGATCTAGACTTAGCTAACATCAAAGAGCTCTGTGACCAGGTTCTAGCACTTTCAGAGTACAGGGCTCAACTTTATGATTACCTGAAAAGCAGAATGAACACAATTGCACCAAATTTGACTGCCCTCGTTGGGGAGCTTGTTGGAGCTCGTCTTATTGCTCATGGTGGTAGTTTACTCAATCTAGCAAAGCAACCTGGGAGTACTGTTCAGATACTTGGTGCAGAAAAG GCTTTGTTTAGAGCTTTGAAAACCAAACACGCTACACCAAAGTATGGGCTTATTTTCCATGCATCTTTAGTCGGTCAGGCAGCTCCTAAAATCAAGGGGAAAATTTCTCGTTCTCTTGCTGCAAAGACTGCTTTGGCTATTAGGTACGATGCTCTTGGCGATAGTCAGGACAACAGTATGGGATTGGAAAATCGAGCTAAG CTTGAAACCCGCCTTAGAGTTCTTGAGGGCCGAGAGTTGGGTCAGTCTGCTGGTTCTACCAAAGGAAAGCCCAAGATTGAGTATTATGACAAAGATCGGAAGAAAGGTGCTGGGGCTCTGATTACTCCAGCAAAG ACATATAATACCTCAGCAGATCTTGTACTCGAGCAAGCAACTGATTCGACTCGGAGTAATACAACCAGCGAAGTTGCAGCACTTCCAAAGAAGAGGAAACACCGGGAAGCTGAACTGCCTCCCTCTGAAAAAACAGCTGATGCGACACCCACGAGCGAGGCCAAGCATGcaggagagaagaggaagaagagaaagatatCTGAGTCAGAGAACACCAATTTGCAAGTTGATGATCCAGTTTCCGGCGACAAATCGGAAGAGCAGAttaaaaagaaaactaagaagaagaaggatgtgAATCAGGATGAGGAGGTGCCcagcaaaaaggaaaagaagaaaaaacacgCTGAAGAAGAGCAGGCAATGGGCGATGCAGTTcacaagaaaaaggagaagaagaaaaaggacaaGGGGAGGGAGTAg